A portion of the Microbacterium sufflavum genome contains these proteins:
- a CDS encoding P1 family peptidase: MTSPSSSSTRPRLADLGVAPGAFARGAENAITDVPGVRVGHATLHGDGLHTGVTAIVPDALTARRRSLPANLSVGNGYGKLVGATQLRELGALETPILLTSTLSVFRVADALLGHLLATPAHAHTTTLNPVVGETNDGFLSDIRRRAVGEEQVVAALEAAASGPVAEGCVGAGAGTVALGYKGGIGTASRVVDVAGTPCTVGALVQTNFSGTLRIAGVPLPAEELLTDDPAEPVGNSCMIVVATDAPVDGRQLGRVANRAVFAMRGVGADYAQGSGDYAIAFSVHDPATGGLAADDELSPLFAATMDAVEEALINSVLAAETTVGPEGRTAHAVPIDRVRERLARAGVV; this comes from the coding sequence ATGACATCGCCGTCGTCCTCGTCCACCCGTCCCCGGCTCGCCGACCTCGGCGTCGCGCCCGGAGCCTTCGCGCGCGGTGCGGAGAACGCGATCACCGACGTGCCCGGGGTGCGGGTCGGCCACGCCACGCTGCACGGCGACGGTCTGCACACGGGGGTCACGGCGATCGTGCCGGACGCGCTCACCGCGCGGCGCCGCAGCCTTCCCGCGAACCTCTCCGTGGGCAACGGCTACGGCAAGCTCGTCGGTGCCACGCAGCTGCGCGAGCTCGGCGCGCTGGAGACGCCGATCCTCCTCACGTCGACCCTGTCGGTGTTCCGCGTGGCCGACGCGCTGCTCGGGCACCTGCTGGCGACACCCGCGCACGCGCACACGACGACGCTGAACCCGGTGGTGGGGGAGACGAACGACGGGTTCCTCTCGGACATCCGTCGGCGGGCCGTGGGCGAGGAGCAGGTGGTCGCGGCACTGGAGGCGGCGGCGTCCGGTCCCGTCGCGGAGGGCTGTGTCGGTGCGGGTGCCGGGACGGTCGCCCTCGGCTACAAGGGCGGCATCGGCACGGCGTCACGGGTGGTCGACGTGGCCGGAACCCCGTGCACGGTCGGCGCGCTCGTGCAGACGAACTTCAGTGGCACGCTGCGCATCGCCGGGGTGCCCCTGCCCGCGGAGGAGCTGCTCACGGACGACCCTGCGGAGCCGGTCGGGAACTCCTGCATGATCGTCGTCGCCACCGATGCGCCGGTCGACGGCCGCCAGCTCGGGCGCGTGGCCAACCGCGCCGTGTTCGCGATGCGGGGCGTCGGTGCCGACTACGCGCAGGGCAGCGGCGACTACGCCATCGCGTTCTCCGTGCACGACCCGGCGACGGGCGGGCTCGCGGCGGACGACGAGCTCTCGCCGCTGTTCGCCGCGACGATGGACGCGGTCGAGGAGGCGCTGATCAACTCCGTGCTGGCCGCCGAGACCACCGTGGGCCCCGAGGGGCGGACGGCGCACGCGGTGCCGATCGATCGGGTGCGGGAGCGCCTGGCGCGCGCCGGGGTCGTCTGA
- a CDS encoding serine hydrolase produces the protein MSAIDVELPSGNGTVWSVLVQDVDTGEVLLRHDPEAVQDTASVGKIFLLHRLLAEVDAGTRTLEERVTRRPVEAIEDSGLWYLLQADELSLYDVAALIGAVSDNAATNTLGRVIGIPVVQEHTRALGYTASALDDIVRWPIPPGAPRTLSHANAAELVRFMSRLADGADLSPASADTLRRWLGAGMDLSMVASAFELDPLAHWGFDRGVWLLNKTGTISRVRADTGLVMSPTRRIAYAVLATWNSGADGRGPVLAAMRRIGEGIHAALAD, from the coding sequence ATGAGCGCGATCGACGTGGAGCTGCCGAGCGGGAACGGCACCGTGTGGTCGGTGCTCGTGCAGGACGTCGACACCGGCGAGGTGCTGCTGCGCCACGACCCCGAGGCCGTGCAGGACACCGCGAGCGTTGGCAAGATCTTCCTGCTGCACCGGCTGCTCGCCGAGGTCGACGCGGGCACCCGCACGCTGGAGGAGCGCGTGACCCGGCGCCCCGTGGAGGCCATCGAGGACTCGGGGCTGTGGTACCTGCTGCAGGCCGACGAGCTGTCGCTGTACGACGTGGCGGCGCTGATCGGCGCGGTGAGCGACAACGCCGCCACCAACACCCTGGGCCGCGTGATCGGCATCCCCGTGGTGCAGGAGCACACCCGGGCGCTCGGCTACACCGCCTCCGCGCTCGACGACATCGTGCGGTGGCCGATCCCGCCCGGCGCTCCCCGGACGCTGTCGCACGCGAACGCCGCGGAGCTCGTGCGCTTCATGTCGCGGCTCGCCGACGGCGCCGATCTCTCGCCCGCGTCGGCCGACACGCTGCGGCGGTGGCTCGGTGCCGGCATGGACCTGTCGATGGTCGCCTCGGCGTTCGAGCTCGACCCGCTCGCGCACTGGGGTTTCGACCGTGGCGTGTGGCTGCTGAACAAGACCGGGACGATCTCGCGGGTCCGCGCCGACACGGGCCTCGTCATGTCGCCCACCCGGCGCATCGCCTACGCCGTGCTGGCCACCTGGAACAGCGGTGCGGACGGCCGCGGCCCGGTGCTCGCGGCCATGCGCCGGATCGGCGAGGGCATCCACGCCGCGCTCGCCGACTGA
- a CDS encoding serine hydrolase, with protein MIALPPLDPRATWSVRLLDADTGATLAEHDPDVQCETASIGKIFLLIEVARRLEDGTLAADARIDIPDEHRVEDSGLLYRMHDQRVTVHDAALLVGAVSDNLATNALLHLCGLDAVRAVAPELGYRDTALHDYIRNERTPDLPWTPSFGTAAELSDVMRRLGAGEVFSPAVSARVLDWLAADTDTSMTADAFLLDPLAHVEAEYQGLVLRHKTGSVGFARVDVGLLRGPEGAVAYAVAANWKTAGTDLRAPVLDGMRAVGELMRAHVTGRPRDDGGDA; from the coding sequence ATGATCGCCCTCCCCCCGCTCGACCCCCGGGCGACCTGGTCCGTCCGGCTGCTCGACGCGGACACCGGGGCGACCCTGGCCGAGCACGACCCGGACGTGCAGTGCGAGACCGCGAGCATCGGCAAGATCTTCCTGCTCATCGAGGTCGCCCGGCGGCTGGAGGACGGGACGCTCGCGGCGGACGCGCGCATCGACATCCCCGACGAGCACCGTGTCGAGGACTCGGGGCTGCTGTACCGGATGCACGACCAGCGCGTCACCGTGCACGACGCGGCACTCCTCGTCGGCGCCGTGAGCGACAACCTCGCCACGAACGCGCTCCTCCACCTCTGCGGACTCGACGCCGTCCGCGCGGTCGCCCCGGAGCTCGGCTACCGCGACACCGCGCTGCACGACTACATCCGCAACGAGCGCACGCCCGACCTGCCGTGGACGCCGTCGTTCGGCACCGCGGCCGAGCTGTCCGACGTGATGCGGCGGCTCGGCGCCGGCGAGGTCTTCTCCCCCGCCGTGAGTGCGCGCGTGCTGGACTGGCTGGCCGCCGACACCGACACGTCGATGACCGCCGACGCGTTCCTGCTCGACCCCCTCGCGCACGTCGAGGCCGAGTACCAGGGCCTGGTGCTGCGTCACAAGACCGGCAGCGTGGGCTTCGCTCGGGTGGACGTCGGACTGCTGCGCGGCCCGGAGGGCGCGGTCGCCTACGCCGTCGCGGCGAACTGGAAGACCGCGGGCACCGATCTGCGAGCGCCCGTGCTCGACGGCATGCGCGCGGTCGGCGAGCTCATGCGGGCGCACGTGACCGGACGCCCGCGCGACGACGGAGGGGACGCATGA